The Brassica napus cultivar Da-Ae chromosome C7, Da-Ae, whole genome shotgun sequence genome has a segment encoding these proteins:
- the LOC106369823 gene encoding axoneme-associated protein mst101(3)-like, protein MRPLDFLVISPAKATKDDKSTKDDKAAKDPGYGRGCRRTRIVKGEEADKKKKVAQADAALKRKEKAEAKKEAAEDKKKEAEAKKKEAAAKKKVAEAKKKAAELKKKQEAELKKKNKAGSKYKKVTPPRDGVTRCNVQPDVEDSSLADIIDQVVAEQNEFAPESDVDNSELVRSAIIKEFPGEKMFG, encoded by the coding sequence ATGCGGCCTCTTGATTTCCTAGTAATTTCTCCTGCAAAGGCTACTAAGGATGATAAGTCTACTAAAGATGATAAGGCTGCTAAGGATCCAGGCTATGGACGCGGCTGCAGGCGCACGCGTATTGTTAAGGGTGAGGAAGCCgataagaagaaaaaagtaGCTCAGGCAGATGCTGCgttgaagaggaaggagaaggctGAGGCTAAGAAAGAAGCTGCTGAGGATAAGAAAAAAGAGGCTGAAGCTAAGAAAAAGGAGGCTGCAGCTAAGAAAAAAGTGGCTGAGGCTAAGAAAAAAGCGGCTGAgttaaagaagaaacaagaggctgagctaaagaagaaaaacaaggcTGGGTCAAAGTACAAAAAGGTGACTCCACCGCGTGACGGTGTAACAAGATGCAATGTACAACCTGATGTAGAGGATAGTTCATTGGCTGATATAATTGACCAAGTTGTTGCAGAACAAAACGAATTCGCGCCGGAGTCTGATGTCGATAATTCTGAATTGGTTAGATCTGCCATAATTAAGGAATTTCCGGGAGAAAAAATGTTCGGTTAA
- the LOC106369824 gene encoding uncharacterized protein LOC106369824, with protein MDAAEVKSGDYPPRLYPEGSSNLDVARLAERESMWSGRTVHYLLCRQLRVIKKEIWCLVADEAIRFSLLEFGEFTGLNTGPLPTEKFDPGQYNEFWGELKVPPGMGPKLDELKAALEFCPRWSFEKRKWLGLLLLQAMGVYCLHHNSRIPFQSAIRVFDDEAMRSYPWGRTAYEVLIDSIITLAPDGGSYTISGMKDALLIWAYESVTCFSESFGRVINNEDVPLLRWGGKRTRASFDKLLFSEIEKHGKVRVRRMVLKDSIGEMFPIWPGEDDDPQLVRLITYIHSGRFVKGLWEVQGNAKGKGKGKGNEKKRMKGGVSSEAEPPTKKQKKVKTQNESEADAAGNGSSEKEGSKELELENKATLTTIVNTLDIISRKFDQVDSRLEAYELDRNRPLMDQKTIDDRVNVLLEERLKDLGNGKIPENHDNPSPPLSNPSPPLSKASPVVRTHQKSVNSPVLVDATPGPKYNLAKEL; from the exons atggatgcTGCTGAAGTTAAATCAGGGGATTACCCACCAAGACTTTACCCTGAAGGGTCTTCTAACCTAGATG TTGCTAGGTTAGCTGAACGCGAAAGCATGTGGTCTGGTAGGACCGTGCACTATCTACTGTGTAGACAGCTGCGAGTTATAAAGAAGGAGATATGGTGTCTCGTGGCTGATGAGGCTATCAGGTTTAGCTTGCTCGAGTTTGGTGAGTTCACTGGGCTAAACACAGGTCCATTGCCAACAGAAAAATTTGATCCTGGTCAATACAACGAGTTTTGGGGGGAGTTGAAAGTGCCGCCTGGGATGGGACCAAAGTTAGATGAACTGAAGGCAGCATTAGAGTTCTGTCCGCGTTGGAGTTTTGAAAAGCGCAAGTGGTTGGGGCTGCTACTTCTTCAAGCCATGGGAGTCTATTGTTTGCATCACAATTCAAGGATACCCTTTCAAAGTGCAATAAGGGTATTCGACGATGAAGCCATGAGGTCGTATCCATGGGGTCGGACTGCATACGAAGTTCTAATTGACTCTATTATAACGTTGGCTCCAGATGGAGGTTCATACACAATAAGCGGCATGAAGGACGCGTTATTGATTTGGGCTTATGAATCCGTCACATGCTTCAGTGAGAGTTTTGGGAGAGTGATCAATAACGAAGACGTTCCGCTTTTGCGATGGGGTGGAAAGCGTACACGTGCAAGCTTTGATAAATTACTGTTTTCCGAAATCGAAAAGCATGGCAAG GTGCGTGTGAGGAGAATGGTTTTGAAGGACTCAATTGGAGAGATGTTTCCTATTTGGCCGGGTGAAGATGACGACCCACAACTCGTTAGGTTGATAACATACATACATTCAGGTAGATTTGTGAAAGGTTTGTGGGAAGTGCAGGGGAATGCAAAGGGGAAGGGGAAGGGGAAGGGgaatgagaagaagagaatgaagGGTGGAGTTTCATCAGAAGCTGAGCCACCCActaagaagcagaagaaagttAAGACACAGAATGAGTCTGAAGCTGATGCAGCGGGAAATGGTTCTAGCGAGAAGGAAGGTAGCAAAGAGTTGGAGTTGGAGAACAAAGCGACTCTAACGACCATTGTGAATACTCTGGATATTATTTCCAGAAAATTTGATCAGGTTGACTCACGGTTGGAAGCTTACGAGTTAGACCGGAACAGACCATTGATGGACCAAAAGACCATTGATGACAGGGTGAATGTTTTACTGGAGGAGCGTCTGAAAGATCTGGGGAATGGGAAAATTCCCGAAAACCATGATAACccctctccaccattatcaaaCCCCTCTCCACCATTATCGAAGGCATCACCGGTGGTTCGAACGCATCAGAAGTCTGTCAATAGTCCAGTGTTAGTAGATGCGACTCCTGGACCGAAATATAATTTGGCCAAGGAGCTTTAA